Proteins from one Streptomyces genisteinicus genomic window:
- the tuf gene encoding elongation factor Tu, whose product MSKTAYVRTKPHLNIGTMGHVDHGKTTLTAAITKVLSERAGGGTSYVAFDRIDRAPEEARRGITIDLSHVEYETDTRHYAHVDMPGHADYVKNMVTGAAQLDGAILVVSALDGVMPQTAEHVLLARQVGVDHVVVALNKADAGDDELTDLVELEVRDLLTAHGYGGDTAPVVRVSGLRALEGDPRWTGAIEALLDAVDTYVPTPVRYTDAPFLLPVENVLTITGRGTVVTGAVERGTVRVGDRVEVLGAGTETVVTGVETFGRPMERAEAGDSVALLLRGVPRDAVRRGHVVARPGSVVPRRRFTARVRVLSAREGGRSTPVFGGYRPQFHIRTADVVGAVDLGDAAVARPGETVEMSVELGRDVPLEPGLGFAIREGGRTVGAGTVTEVL is encoded by the coding sequence ATGTCCAAGACGGCATACGTCCGCACCAAGCCGCACCTCAACATCGGCACCATGGGACACGTCGACCACGGCAAGACCACACTCACCGCCGCGATCACCAAGGTGCTCAGCGAGCGGGCCGGCGGCGGCACCTCCTACGTCGCCTTCGACCGCATCGACCGGGCGCCGGAGGAGGCCCGCCGCGGCATCACCATCGACCTCTCGCACGTCGAGTACGAGACCGACACCCGCCACTACGCGCACGTCGACATGCCCGGCCACGCCGACTACGTGAAGAACATGGTCACCGGCGCCGCCCAGCTGGACGGGGCGATCCTGGTGGTCTCCGCGCTCGACGGCGTCATGCCGCAGACCGCCGAGCACGTGCTGCTCGCCCGCCAGGTGGGCGTGGACCACGTCGTCGTCGCGCTCAACAAGGCGGACGCGGGCGACGACGAGCTCACCGACCTCGTGGAACTGGAGGTGCGCGACCTGCTCACCGCGCACGGATACGGCGGCGACACCGCGCCGGTCGTACGCGTCTCCGGGCTGAGGGCCCTGGAGGGGGACCCGCGCTGGACGGGGGCGATCGAGGCGCTCCTCGACGCCGTGGACACCTATGTGCCCACCCCGGTGCGGTACACCGACGCCCCGTTCCTGCTCCCGGTGGAGAACGTGCTCACCATCACCGGCCGGGGCACCGTCGTCACCGGGGCCGTGGAGCGCGGCACGGTCCGGGTCGGGGACCGCGTCGAGGTGCTCGGCGCGGGGACGGAGACGGTGGTCACCGGGGTGGAGACGTTCGGCCGGCCGATGGAGCGCGCGGAGGCGGGCGACAGCGTGGCGCTGCTGCTGCGCGGCGTGCCGCGCGACGCGGTCCGCCGCGGCCATGTGGTCGCCCGGCCCGGCAGCGTGGTGCCCCGCCGCCGGTTCACCGCGCGGGTGCGCGTGCTCTCCGCACGCGAGGGCGGCCGGAGCACACCGGTCTTTGGGGGCTACCGCCCGCAGTTCCACATCCGCACCGCGGACGTCGTCGGCGCCGTCGACCTCGGCGACGCGGCCGTCGCGAGGCCGGGGGAGACGGTCGAGATGTCCGTCGAACTCGGGCGGGACGTCCCGCTGGAGCCCGGTCTCGGCTTCGCGATCCGCGAGGGCGGCCGCACCGTCGGCGCGGGCACGGTGACCGAGGTGCTGTGA
- the lnt gene encoding apolipoprotein N-acyltransferase, translated as MRIPVGVRGGRTTADGRAGDRPAGRGPAAWSSRRRGAAALGAGALPALAFPEPSLWWFAYGALVPWILLLRTAPTARRAMVEGWLGGIGFMVAVHHWLLPSLHVFLAVIAALLGLLWAPWGLLVRHLTAGSPAGGRVPAALVLVPSGWLVIELVRSWEGLGGPWGLLGASQWEVSPALRLASVGGVWLVSLLVVAVNTALALLVAVRAARRAAVAGVLVCATAGACAWAWAPQPRESGRLRVALVQPGVVGGADGAERRFDRGEELTRGLAGRGAPPDLVVWGESSVGADLRRRPDLADRLAELAREVGAPLLVNVDARSEGASGPAGIYKSSVLVGPDGLTGDRYDKMRLVPFGEYVPARSLLGWATSVGRAAGEDRLRGTAPVVMTLPGGDRVGPLVCFESAFPDMSRHLVLEGAGLLVAQSATSSFQDSWAPEQHASLGALRAAESGRPMVHATLTGVSAVYGAGGRRIGSPLGTDAAAAEVYGVPRAEGTTLYVRFGDWPVYGALGALAVWAAAGGTRLIRRPAPGPAGRSARTARASAGRPGR; from the coding sequence ATGCGGATTCCGGTGGGAGTGCGTGGGGGCCGTACGACGGCGGACGGGCGGGCCGGGGACCGGCCGGCGGGCCGGGGGCCGGCGGCCTGGTCGTCGAGGCGGCGGGGTGCGGCCGCGCTGGGGGCCGGAGCCCTTCCGGCCCTCGCGTTCCCCGAGCCGTCGCTGTGGTGGTTCGCCTACGGCGCGCTCGTCCCCTGGATCCTGCTGCTGCGCACCGCGCCGACGGCTCGGCGGGCGATGGTCGAGGGATGGCTCGGTGGGATCGGGTTCATGGTCGCGGTGCACCACTGGCTGCTGCCGTCCCTTCATGTGTTCCTGGCGGTGATCGCCGCCCTGCTCGGCCTGCTCTGGGCGCCGTGGGGCCTGCTGGTGCGGCACCTGACGGCCGGCTCGCCGGCCGGCGGGCGGGTGCCGGCGGCGCTGGTGCTCGTGCCGTCGGGCTGGCTGGTGATCGAGCTGGTCCGGTCGTGGGAGGGGCTCGGCGGGCCCTGGGGGCTGCTGGGGGCGTCCCAGTGGGAGGTGTCCCCGGCGCTGCGGCTCGCGTCGGTGGGCGGTGTGTGGCTGGTGAGCCTGCTCGTCGTGGCGGTCAACACCGCGCTCGCCCTGCTGGTGGCGGTGCGCGCGGCACGCCGGGCCGCGGTGGCGGGCGTGCTGGTGTGCGCCACGGCCGGGGCCTGCGCGTGGGCGTGGGCTCCGCAGCCGCGCGAGTCGGGACGGCTGCGGGTGGCGCTGGTCCAGCCGGGCGTGGTGGGCGGCGCCGACGGCGCCGAACGCCGCTTCGACCGGGGCGAGGAGCTGACCCGCGGGCTGGCGGGCCGTGGTGCGCCGCCGGACCTGGTGGTCTGGGGTGAGAGCAGTGTGGGCGCCGATCTGCGCCGGCGTCCGGACCTGGCGGACCGGCTGGCGGAGCTGGCACGCGAGGTGGGCGCCCCGCTGCTGGTGAACGTGGACGCGCGCAGCGAGGGCGCGTCCGGACCGGCGGGCATCTACAAGAGTTCGGTGCTGGTGGGACCGGACGGCCTCACCGGCGACCGGTACGACAAGATGCGCCTGGTGCCGTTCGGCGAGTACGTGCCGGCCCGTTCGCTGCTGGGCTGGGCGACGTCGGTGGGCCGGGCCGCCGGGGAGGACCGGCTGCGCGGCACGGCGCCGGTGGTCATGACGCTGCCCGGCGGGGACCGCGTCGGGCCACTGGTCTGCTTCGAGTCGGCGTTCCCCGACATGAGCCGCCATCTGGTGCTCGAGGGCGCGGGGCTGCTGGTGGCGCAGTCGGCGACGTCGTCGTTCCAGGACAGCTGGGCGCCCGAGCAGCACGCCTCGCTCGGGGCCCTGCGGGCGGCCGAGTCGGGCCGCCCGATGGTGCACGCGACGCTGACCGGGGTGAGCGCCGTGTACGGGGCCGGCGGCCGGCGGATCGGCTCCCCGCTCGGCACGGACGCCGCCGCCGCGGAGGTGTACGGCGTCCCGCGGGCCGAGGGCACGACGCTCTACGTGCGCTTCGGCGACTGGCCCGTGTACGGGGCGCTCGGCGCGCTCGCGGTCTGGGCCGCGGCGGGCGGGACGCGACTCATCCGCCGGCCTGCTCCAGGGCCCGCAGGACGATCCGCTCGCACAGCTCGTGCGTCCGCAGGGCGTCCTGGGCGCTGA
- a CDS encoding Gfo/Idh/MocA family protein — MKVGCIGLGDIAQKAYLPVLTALPGVELHLQTRTPQTLERVGETHHVPAARRHTDLDGLLGAGVDAAFVHASTAAHAEIVTRLLDAGVATYVDKPLAYELAASERLVALAEERDTSLAVGFNRRFAPGYAQCLEHPRDLILMQKNRVGLPEDPRTLVLDDFIHVVDTLRFLAPGPVEHTDVRARIAGGLMHHVVLQLSGDGFTALGTMNRMSGSTEEILEVSGQDAKREVRNLAEVVDHKGQPSVRRRGDWVPVARQRGIEQAVHAFLDAVRDGRTLSAQDALRTHELCERIVLRALEQAGG; from the coding sequence GTGAAGGTCGGCTGCATCGGGCTCGGCGACATCGCGCAGAAGGCGTACCTCCCCGTCCTGACCGCCCTGCCCGGAGTCGAACTCCACCTCCAGACCCGCACCCCCCAGACCCTGGAGCGGGTGGGCGAGACCCACCACGTGCCCGCCGCACGCCGCCACACGGACCTCGACGGTCTGCTCGGCGCGGGTGTCGACGCCGCGTTCGTGCACGCCTCGACCGCGGCGCACGCCGAGATCGTCACCCGTCTCCTCGACGCCGGCGTCGCCACCTACGTCGACAAGCCGCTCGCCTACGAACTCGCCGCCTCCGAGCGCCTCGTCGCCCTGGCCGAGGAGCGGGACACCAGCCTGGCCGTCGGCTTCAACCGCCGCTTCGCCCCCGGCTACGCCCAGTGCCTGGAGCACCCGCGCGACCTGATCCTCATGCAGAAGAACCGCGTGGGCCTCCCCGAGGACCCGCGCACCCTCGTCCTCGACGACTTCATCCACGTCGTCGACACCCTGCGGTTCCTCGCCCCCGGGCCCGTCGAGCACACCGACGTCCGGGCCCGCATCGCCGGCGGACTGATGCACCACGTCGTCCTCCAGCTCTCCGGCGACGGCTTCACCGCCCTCGGCACGATGAACCGGATGAGCGGCTCCACCGAGGAGATCCTGGAGGTGTCGGGCCAGGACGCCAAGCGAGAGGTGCGCAACCTCGCCGAGGTCGTGGACCACAAGGGCCAGCCGAGCGTGCGGCGGCGCGGCGACTGGGTGCCCGTCGCCAGGCAGCGCGGCATCGAGCAGGCCGTGCACGCCTTCCTCGACGCGGTGCGCGACGGGCGGACCCTCAGCGCCCAGGACGCCCTGCGGACGCACGAGCTGTGCGAGCGGATCGTCCTGCGGGCCCTGGAGCAGGCCGGCGGATGA
- a CDS encoding FAD-dependent monooxygenase: MPGSSAASRAVVVGSGIGGLTAAVALHQRGWDVTVLERAPSLRPVGAGIGLAPNSQRALDVIGLGDEIRSLAAWQGAGGMRTPAGRWLSRTDATAAAERFGGPLVLVHRSTLIERIAARLPDGAVRTGCPGELADPGTAGGAPARVTTPEGDIEAALVVGADGIHSGVRRALFPAHPGPRYAGFTTWRVVVPAPDAPFEPHETWGPGSLWGTQPLADGRVYAYAAAVAPEGSGVADEQAELLRRFGDWHDPVPAVIAAAPGVVLRNDVHHMIDPLPAHHRGRTVLIGDAAHAMAPCLGQGGNQAIEDAVVLAHHAPPGGDLGTGLAAHSAARLPRTASVVRKSARVARLMALRSTPAVAVRDTLMATASRLGPGLVLRTFDGIADWRPPQRTYAAGAHGVHDGGPARH, translated from the coding sequence ATGCCCGGATCCAGCGCGGCCTCACGCGCCGTCGTCGTCGGCAGCGGAATCGGCGGTCTCACCGCGGCGGTCGCCCTGCACCAGCGGGGCTGGGACGTCACCGTGCTGGAACGGGCCCCCTCGCTGCGGCCCGTCGGCGCCGGCATCGGCCTCGCCCCCAACTCCCAGCGCGCGCTCGACGTCATCGGCCTCGGCGACGAGATCCGCTCCCTCGCCGCATGGCAGGGCGCGGGCGGCATGCGCACCCCCGCCGGACGCTGGCTCTCGCGCACCGACGCCACCGCCGCGGCCGAGCGCTTCGGCGGACCCCTCGTCCTGGTGCACCGGTCCACCCTGATCGAGCGCATCGCCGCCCGCCTGCCCGACGGCGCCGTCCGCACCGGCTGCCCCGGCGAACTCGCCGACCCCGGCACCGCCGGCGGCGCCCCCGCCCGCGTCACCACCCCGGAAGGCGACATCGAGGCAGCGCTCGTCGTCGGCGCCGACGGCATCCACTCCGGCGTCCGCCGCGCGCTCTTCCCCGCCCACCCCGGACCCCGCTACGCCGGCTTCACCACCTGGCGCGTCGTGGTCCCCGCCCCCGACGCCCCGTTCGAGCCCCACGAGACCTGGGGCCCCGGCTCCCTGTGGGGCACCCAGCCGCTCGCCGACGGCCGTGTCTACGCCTACGCGGCCGCTGTCGCGCCCGAGGGCTCCGGCGTCGCCGACGAACAGGCCGAACTGCTGCGCCGGTTCGGCGACTGGCACGATCCCGTCCCGGCCGTCATCGCCGCCGCGCCCGGCGTCGTCCTGCGCAACGACGTCCACCACATGATCGACCCGCTCCCCGCCCACCACCGCGGCCGCACCGTCCTGATCGGCGACGCGGCCCACGCCATGGCACCCTGCCTCGGCCAGGGCGGCAACCAGGCCATCGAGGACGCCGTCGTCCTCGCCCACCACGCGCCCCCCGGCGGCGACCTCGGCACCGGCCTCGCCGCCCACAGCGCCGCGCGCCTGCCCCGCACCGCCTCCGTCGTCCGCAAGTCGGCCCGGGTGGCCCGGTTGATGGCCCTGCGCAGCACCCCCGCGGTCGCCGTCCGCGACACCCTCATGGCCACCGCCTCGCGCCTCGGACCGGGCCTGGTCCTGCGCACCTTCGACGGCATCGCCGACTGGCGTCCGCCGCAGCGCACGTATGCTGCCGGGGCACACGGCGTGCACGACGGAGGGCCGGCACGGCACTGA
- a CDS encoding TetR/AcrR family transcriptional regulator — protein MPARTAPHPTGAARAGLVADTALALLAERGMRGLTHRAVDEAAGLPQGSTSNHARTRLALLQATVRRLAEREAAVLTIDEMPAPSGGRPPLVDAMALTLHRYLTRHPALLVARYELALEARRRPELREFYDTAGARFREPLAALMRACGSADPERHTLSLVAWCEGLMLSCAIGSYHRAVPSPEALRTGLDELLRGMLGTGPRDAPEEAPEEAREE, from the coding sequence ATGCCCGCACGCACCGCCCCGCACCCCACCGGCGCCGCCCGCGCCGGGCTCGTCGCCGACACGGCCCTCGCCCTGCTCGCCGAGCGCGGCATGCGGGGTCTGACCCACCGCGCGGTCGACGAGGCGGCCGGCCTCCCCCAGGGATCGACCTCCAACCACGCGCGCACCCGGCTCGCCCTGCTCCAGGCCACCGTGCGCCGGCTCGCCGAACGCGAGGCGGCCGTGCTCACGATCGACGAGATGCCCGCACCGTCCGGCGGACGGCCCCCGCTCGTCGACGCCATGGCACTCACCCTCCACCGGTACCTCACCCGGCATCCGGCACTGCTCGTCGCCCGCTACGAACTGGCCCTGGAGGCCCGCCGCCGGCCCGAGCTGCGGGAGTTCTACGACACCGCCGGCGCGCGCTTCCGCGAGCCGCTGGCCGCCCTGATGAGGGCCTGCGGCTCGGCGGATCCCGAGCGCCACACACTGTCGCTGGTCGCCTGGTGCGAGGGGCTGATGCTCTCCTGCGCCATCGGCTCGTACCACCGGGCGGTTCCCTCACCGGAGGCACTGCGCACCGGTCTCGACGAGCTGCTGCGCGGAATGCTGGGCACGGGCCCGAGGGACGCGCCCGAGGAAGCGCCGGAGGAAGCGCGGGAGGAATAA
- a CDS encoding methyltransferase, which translates to MNRLTTSFGAFDLTRFPEDPRDALRAWDAADEYLLRRLHGIDDAPPVPLTGTVAVVGDRWGALTTSLAGRHPVVQITDSYLGRQATLANLARAGVDPAAVTLLTVRDTPPERIDVLLVRIPKSLALLEDQLHRLAPAVHPGTVVMGTGMVSEIHTSTLRLFERLIGPTRTSLAAKKARLVFSTPDPAPERGPSPWPVRYALPEGTGAAAGRTVTNHAGIFCADRLDIGTRFFLSRLPDRHGPDHVVDLGCGNGVVGLAAALANPDARVTFTDESYSAVASAEATFRENVPGGRAEFLAGDGLTALGDACADLVLNNPPFHSHRATTDTTARRMFADARRVLRPGGELWVVGNRHLGYHVRLRRIFGNCEVVASDPKFVILRAVRGGAPGRART; encoded by the coding sequence ATGAACCGTCTGACCACGTCATTTGGGGCCTTCGACCTCACCCGCTTCCCCGAGGACCCGCGCGACGCGCTGCGCGCCTGGGACGCGGCCGACGAGTACCTGCTGCGCCGTCTGCACGGCATCGACGACGCGCCTCCCGTCCCGCTGACCGGCACGGTCGCCGTGGTGGGCGACCGGTGGGGGGCCCTGACCACCTCGCTCGCGGGCCGGCATCCGGTCGTCCAGATCACCGACTCGTACCTGGGCCGGCAGGCCACGCTGGCGAACCTCGCCCGCGCCGGCGTGGATCCGGCGGCCGTGACGCTGCTGACGGTCCGGGACACGCCGCCGGAGCGGATCGACGTCCTGCTCGTGCGGATTCCCAAGAGCCTGGCGCTGCTGGAGGACCAGCTGCACCGTCTCGCCCCGGCCGTCCACCCCGGCACGGTCGTGATGGGGACGGGCATGGTCAGCGAGATCCACACGTCGACGCTGCGGCTGTTCGAACGCCTCATCGGACCGACGCGGACCTCCCTCGCGGCGAAGAAGGCCCGGCTGGTGTTCAGCACGCCGGACCCCGCGCCGGAGCGGGGGCCCAGCCCGTGGCCCGTGCGGTACGCGCTCCCGGAGGGGACCGGCGCCGCCGCGGGCCGCACCGTCACCAACCACGCGGGGATCTTCTGCGCGGACCGGCTCGACATCGGCACCCGCTTCTTCCTGAGCCGGCTCCCCGACCGCCACGGCCCCGACCACGTGGTCGATCTCGGCTGCGGCAACGGCGTGGTCGGCCTGGCGGCCGCGCTCGCCAACCCCGACGCGCGCGTCACCTTCACCGACGAGTCGTACTCCGCGGTGGCGTCCGCAGAGGCCACCTTCCGCGAGAACGTGCCGGGCGGCCGGGCGGAGTTCCTGGCCGGCGACGGTCTGACGGCGCTCGGGGACGCCTGTGCCGATCTGGTCCTCAACAACCCGCCGTTCCACTCGCACCGCGCCACCACGGACACGACCGCCCGGCGGATGTTCGCGGACGCCCGGCGGGTGCTGCGGCCGGGCGGCGAACTGTGGGTCGTCGGCAACCGGCACCTGGGGTACCACGTGCGGCTGCGGCGGATCTTCGGCAACTGCGAGGTGGTGGCCTCCGATCCGAAGTTCGTGATCCTGCGCGCCGTGCGGGGCGGCGCCCCGGGGCGCGCCCGCACCTGA
- the ung gene encoding uracil-DNA glycosylase, with amino-acid sequence MTDTDMLPESWRGVLGEELQKPYFAELTEFVEKERANGPVYPPRSEVFAALEATPYDKVKVLVLGQDPYHGEGQGHGLCFSVRPGVKTPPSLRNIYKEMQAELGLPVPDNGYLMPWAEQGVLLLNAVLTVRAGEANSHKGKGWEKVTDAVIRAVASRPDPAVFVLWGNYAQKKLPLIDETRHTVVKGAHPSPLSAKKFFGSRPFTQIDAAVAAQGHEPIDWRIPDLG; translated from the coding sequence GTGACCGACACCGACATGCTGCCCGAGTCCTGGCGCGGCGTCCTCGGCGAGGAGCTCCAGAAGCCGTACTTCGCGGAGCTGACCGAATTCGTCGAGAAGGAGCGTGCGAACGGGCCGGTGTACCCGCCCCGCTCCGAGGTGTTCGCCGCGCTGGAGGCCACCCCGTACGACAAGGTGAAGGTGCTCGTCCTGGGCCAGGACCCGTACCACGGCGAGGGCCAGGGCCACGGCCTGTGCTTCTCGGTGCGGCCCGGTGTGAAGACGCCGCCCTCGCTGCGCAACATCTACAAGGAGATGCAGGCGGAGCTGGGTCTGCCCGTCCCCGACAACGGCTATCTGATGCCCTGGGCCGAGCAGGGCGTGCTGCTGCTGAACGCGGTGCTCACCGTCCGCGCGGGCGAGGCCAACTCGCACAAGGGCAAGGGCTGGGAGAAGGTGACCGACGCGGTGATCCGGGCGGTCGCCTCGCGTCCGGACCCGGCGGTGTTCGTGCTCTGGGGCAACTACGCCCAGAAGAAGCTGCCGCTGATCGACGAGACCCGCCACACGGTCGTCAAGGGTGCGCACCCGTCCCCGCTCTCGGCGAAGAAGTTCTTCGGCTCCCGCCCGTTCACGCAGATCGACGCGGCCGTCGCGGCCCAGGGCCATGAGCCGATCGACTGGCGCATCCCCGATCTCGGCTGA
- a CDS encoding DinB family protein has translation MTTDERTDPRTDPRTDAGERETLTAFLDYHRETLLMKCADLTDEQLRTPAVAPSTLTLMGLVRHIADVERWWFRTVLAGEEIEPLYYSEKDPDGDFRTTASTTWDATLADWRAEVAAAREVTAARGLDDLGVRPSRSGEPFNLRWVLTHMIEEYARHNGHADLLREAIDGVTGE, from the coding sequence ATGACAACCGATGAGCGCACCGACCCCCGCACCGACCCCCGCACCGACGCCGGCGAGCGCGAGACGCTGACCGCCTTCCTGGACTACCACCGGGAGACGCTGCTGATGAAGTGCGCGGATCTGACCGACGAGCAACTGCGCACCCCGGCGGTCGCGCCGTCCACGCTGACCCTGATGGGGCTCGTACGCCACATCGCCGACGTGGAGCGGTGGTGGTTCCGCACGGTCCTGGCCGGCGAGGAGATCGAACCGCTCTACTACTCCGAGAAGGATCCGGACGGGGACTTCCGCACCACCGCGTCGACGACCTGGGACGCGACGCTCGCCGACTGGCGCGCGGAGGTGGCGGCGGCCCGCGAGGTGACGGCGGCGCGCGGGCTCGACGACCTCGGCGTCCGGCCGTCGCGCTCGGGTGAGCCGTTCAACCTGCGCTGGGTGCTCACCCACATGATCGAGGAGTACGCACGGCACAACGGCCACGCCGACCTGTTGCGCGAGGCGATCGACGGTGTGACCGGCGAATGA
- a CDS encoding undecaprenyl-diphosphate phosphatase: MSWFESFVLGLVQGLTEFLPISSSAHLRLTAAFAGWHDPGAAFTAITQIGTETAVLIYFRKDIARITTAWFRSLTDKAMRQDHDAQMGWLVIIGSVPIGVLGVTLKDQIEGPFRDLRLIATTLIVMGIVLGVADRLAARDEAGGRHRAVRERKTLKDLGVRDGLIYGFCQAMALIPGVSRSGATISGGLLMGYTREAAARYSFLLAIPAVLASGAYELKDAGEGHVSWGPTIFATVVAFAVGYAVIAWFMKFITTKSFMPFVIYRILLGIVLFILVGAGVLSPHAGESAH; encoded by the coding sequence ATGTCGTGGTTCGAATCATTCGTCCTCGGGCTCGTCCAGGGACTGACGGAGTTCCTCCCGATCTCCTCCAGTGCCCATCTGCGGCTGACCGCCGCGTTCGCCGGCTGGCACGACCCGGGCGCCGCGTTCACCGCGATCACGCAGATCGGCACGGAGACCGCCGTGCTCATCTACTTCCGCAAGGACATCGCCCGGATCACGACGGCCTGGTTCCGCTCGCTGACGGACAAGGCGATGCGCCAGGACCACGACGCCCAGATGGGCTGGCTGGTCATCATCGGCTCCGTCCCCATCGGTGTGCTGGGCGTCACCCTCAAGGACCAGATCGAGGGCCCGTTCCGTGATCTGCGGCTGATCGCGACCACGCTGATCGTCATGGGCATCGTGCTGGGTGTCGCCGACCGGCTCGCCGCCCGCGACGAGGCGGGCGGCCGGCACCGCGCGGTGCGCGAGCGCAAGACCCTCAAGGACCTCGGCGTCCGCGACGGCCTGATCTACGGCTTCTGCCAGGCGATGGCCCTGATCCCGGGCGTCTCCCGGTCCGGCGCGACGATCAGCGGCGGCCTGCTGATGGGATACACCCGCGAGGCCGCGGCACGGTACTCGTTCCTGCTGGCGATCCCCGCGGTGCTGGCGTCCGGCGCCTACGAGCTGAAGGACGCCGGCGAGGGCCACGTCTCCTGGGGGCCGACGATCTTCGCGACGGTCGTCGCCTTCGCGGTGGGCTACGCGGTGATCGCCTGGTTCATGAAATTCATCACTACGAAGAGCTTCATGCCGTTCGTGATCTACCGGATCCTGCTGGGAATCGTGCTGTTCATCCTGGTCGGAGCCGGTGTGCTCAGCCCGCACGCGGGCGAGTCGGCCCACTGA
- a CDS encoding TVP38/TMEM64 family protein, whose protein sequence is MFDLAPRPANGLAVRCSRVLFSPWSRLSLLLVLLASAAVTVLLFEPQRLLSAGWPPQVTGFSAVALFAVVYGVCTAAFVPRPILNLAAGALFGSQAGLAAAVGGTVLGAGIAFGLGRLLGQDALRPLLRGRLLTAADGQLSRHGFRSMLAVRLFPGVPFAAANYCAAVSRMGWAPFLLATGIGSVPNTAAYVVAGSSAASPTSPVFLAATGFIVLTGLTAAVVGWRRRHRLRSA, encoded by the coding sequence ATGTTCGACCTCGCTCCCAGGCCGGCAAACGGCCTCGCCGTCCGCTGCTCCAGGGTGCTGTTCTCGCCCTGGTCGCGGTTGTCCCTGCTGCTGGTGCTGCTGGCGTCCGCCGCGGTGACGGTCCTGCTGTTCGAACCCCAGCGGCTGCTGTCGGCGGGCTGGCCGCCCCAGGTGACCGGCTTCTCCGCGGTGGCCCTGTTCGCCGTGGTCTACGGCGTCTGTACGGCCGCCTTCGTGCCGAGACCGATCCTCAACCTGGCCGCCGGGGCGCTCTTCGGCTCCCAGGCGGGCCTGGCCGCCGCGGTCGGCGGCACCGTGCTCGGGGCGGGCATCGCGTTCGGGCTCGGCAGGCTGCTGGGCCAGGACGCCCTGCGGCCGCTGCTGCGCGGACGGCTGCTGACGGCGGCCGACGGCCAGCTCAGCCGGCACGGCTTCCGGTCCATGCTCGCCGTCCGGCTCTTCCCCGGGGTGCCGTTCGCCGCCGCGAACTACTGCGCCGCGGTCTCCCGGATGGGCTGGGCACCCTTCCTGCTGGCGACCGGCATCGGGTCGGTTCCCAACACCGCCGCCTATGTCGTCGCGGGCAGCAGCGCCGCGTCGCCGACGTCCCCGGTGTTCCTGGCCGCGACGGGCTTCATCGTGCTCACCGGCCTGACCGCCGCCGTCGTCGGGTGGCGCAGGCGCCACCGTCTGCGGTCCGCCTGA